The Acutalibacter muris genomic sequence CTATCATAATGTCCGTAGGGCGGCCTGTTGGCGTATAGTTCTTTGTGCTCATATCAAGGTCAATGGTGCCTATGGACGAACCGTAGCCCACCTGGGCGGGGTTCTTGCCGCCCAGAAGGTTCGAGCCGTCGCTGCCGCCGCGCACGCTGGTGTAGAGGGCCTCCAGGAAGGTATAGCGGGTGGCCTTATAGGCGTTTGTGTTTACGTTTGAGATGTTCTGGCCGATGACGTTCAGGGCGCTCATGTGCGCTTTAAGACCCGACACGGCCGCATACATTGCTCCTGTCATTAGCTCATGCTCCTTTTCTGCTTTAAAACGGCGGGGGTGCGGCGGCAGACCATTCGGGCCTGCCGCCCGAACCTCCCGGAATTTCGGGTCCGGTTCAGATCAAAACCGCGCCGTCTATATTTGTAAAGATATTCTCCTTCATCTCGTCCTGGTTCATGGTGGTTATCACCCTGCCGTAGGGGACGTTGATGATGAAGGCCTGGGTGGCGTTAAACGCCAGGATGTTCTTCGCGCCCTTCTCCTGGGCCTTTTCCACCGAGCCCGAGAGCTTCTCCATCAGGTCGGGGGTAAGCTCTATGCCCCGCTCCTGGGCGCGGCTCATGGCGTGCTTGGAGAAGTTTATCACCGACTCCACAGACTGCTCCTGCTGGGCGGCCTGCTGCGGCGTGGCCGGGGCCTTGAGGCTCCCGTCCTGTACCTGCCGCATAAGCTCGGTAAAGCCTGTCTTTGGCGCGGTACTCTGGGCGCTGTGCTGCTGTTGCTGCCCTATAGCCGCAGCAGCGCTTTGCACGCGTTCGATCATACCCCTCCTCCTTTCTGCTTGCTTACGCTGTCACCTCTCCCGGCTTTTCGGGCCCCGTGGTCTCCCCTGTGCCGTCGCCGTCACCGTCACCCTCGTCCTTGTCCGGGTCCACGTCCTCCTGCTTCTCAGGAAGGCGGCCCACGGCCAGTATCTGGTTGAGGTAGTAGCTCTTGTCGTTGTCCAGGAAGATGACCTGCTGGCCGTTAAGGGTACCGGTGCCTATGACCGTGCCCACGGTCTCCACCATCTCCTTGCCCACCACCTCGCCTATGGTGACCTCCTTGCCCACAAGGGACGCGGCGTAGGTCAGCACGGTGGAGTCGTCGATAAGGGTGCTGATGTTGGTGATGGCCTGGACCACGGACATCTGTACAAACTGGTTCATCATGTCCGTGGTGGACGCGGCGTTGTCGATGTCCTGGTTCTGGAACATTGCCACCATCAGCGTCAGGAAATCCGTCATGTCCAGGCTGGAGCCGGCCTTCTTGTTGGTGCTGTTCTGGGCCTGCTTTATGGGTGCTGTGGTGCCCAGAATATTGCTCAGGTCGTTCATCGCTGTATTTGCCATTGTATCACTGCCTTTCCGTCAGGTATTTGAGCGTTCATTCCGCCCTGCCTATCAGCCCAAGCCTGAGCTGTGACAGGAAGTCCGCGGCGTTCACGCCCTCGGTGCGGTTCTCGCGCTTCTTTTTCCTCCCGTCCTCCTCGTTCTCGGGGGCGTTGCCGTTATGGCCGTCGGGGTTCATCATCATGCCGGCGTTCTCAGAGTTCTCCGGCATATTCACCTGGACGTTTGCCACGTTCTCGCCGCGCTGTGCAAGGCTGGCCATAAGGTTGGTCGTGTGGGAGCTGAGAAGGTCCGCCGCCCTGGCGGTCTCGGGGGTCATGACGATGGAGATGGCTCCCGCCGCGTCCCTGGTGAGCTCGATGGTCACGCTGCCCAGGTTCGCCGGGTTAAGCTGTATACGCACCAGGTCCGCGCCTCCCTGTATGGCGCGGGACAGCACCCCCGCCATCTGCTGGGCGTTCTGAGGCTCTACGGGCTCGGGCTCAAGGTGTGTCAGGCGGGTGTCGCCCACCTTCACGGGTGCTGACTTCACGTCATGGAATACCGGCTGGCTCTGCTGCCCGGCGTCCGCGTCCATGTCCTCGTCCTGGGGCCTATCGCCCTCCTTGGACCTCTGCACGGTGACCTCGGGCCTGCCGGTCTCTTTGGCTCCGGGCTCCACGTTGGTGACCTCCGCCTCTGCCTTGGGCTGCTCCTCAACCGGAGCCTCCTGTACGGTTTCGGCCGTCTGCTGGAACTGGGCCTCTACTGGCTGCTCCTGCTGCACGGTCTCCTCCGGCTGCATCTCCACGGTTTCGACTACCCCGGCGGCCTGCTCCTGGCCAATGCCCTCCGCTATGGCGGGCTCCAGGATAACCGTGCCGTCCTCGGAAACGGTAACCTGTGCCTCCTCAAAAGCAGCAATAGGCACCACGGGCTGAGAGGTCACCAGGGCTGCGGCCAGCTGACCGCCCTCCTCTGCCGTCTTCTCCTCCTGGGTGCTTTTCTGCTCCGGCTTCTCCGGGGCCTCCTTTTCCTCCGCCTTTTTCTGGGGGCGGCTGTTCCCCTGTTGGGCCTCGCTCTGCTGCACAAGCATCTCCTCGAACTCCTGGCCTGCGCCCTCAGAGCCCGCGGGATCCGCCTTTGGCAGCTTTGCCAAGTCCCCGGTAAGGGTCGGGAATAACAGATCGATGTTCATTTTCTTTCACCTCCTTTCAAAATATATGCTGTATATACTGCCCAAAGTGCGGGCCTTGTTATCATAAATTAAACCGTTCAGCCCGGCTCCCCGGCCTCTCTCAGGCTCGCCGAGCGCCTGGCCATCACCAGGTCGTCTATCTCCTTCTCCTCGGCCTTGGCCACCATGCTGTCGTACTCCCCGCGCTTCATCTCCCGAAGCTTCTCCAGGGATTGGGTCTCCTGCTTGGCCTGTACCAGGGCGGCCCGGCGCTGCTCCTCTATCTTGCGCAGCTCGCGGAGCTTCTCCGTTTCCCTCTGCACCGTGCGCTCCAGCACCTCTATGCCGGTCTCATATTTCATGGCGTCGGCTATGGTCAGCCCCTGCTCCTTCATCTCCCTATACTCCTCCTCGCAGGCCTCCCTATGCTTTACGGCCTGTTCCAGCACGCCCTCCTGCCGGCGCACATTGGCAAGGGCGGTGCCGTGCTCCGCCAGCCGGATATCCAGCACCTGAGTCTTGTACCTCAAGACGGTATCCAGCTGGAATTTAAACTTCTTCATGGCCGCCGCCCTCCTTTATACTTATCTTGTCAGTATCGCGTTCATACGCTCCAGGCACTCCTCATAGCTGAAAGCCTCCGTGGTGCCCTGCATCAAAAATTCATTTATCTTGTCTATCTTTGTCAGCGCGAAATCCAGCTTGGGATTGGTCCCCGCCTTATACGCGCCGATGGACACCAGGTCCGCGTTCTGGTTATAGGTGCTCAATATATCCCGAAGTCTTGAGGCCATCTGCCGGTGGCTCTCGTCCACTATCTCCACCATCAGTCGGGAAATGCTTGCCCCAATGTCTATGGCCGGGTAGTGGTTTGCCGCCGCAAGGCTCCTTGTTAACACTATATGCCCGTCAAGGATTCCGCGTACAGTATCCGCTATGGGCTCGTTGGTGTCGTCACCCTCTACAAGCACTGTGTAGATGCCGGTGATAGAGCCCCGCTGAAAATTGCCGCTGCGCTCCAAAAGCTTCGGCAGCTCCGCGTAGATAGAGGGCGTATACCCTCTTGCCACCGGCGGCTCGCCCACGGCCAAGCCCACCTCACGCTGGGCCATGGCAAAGCGGGTCAAAGAGTCCATCATCAGGAGCACGTCCAGCCCCTGGTCCCGGAAATACTCCGCGATACCCGTGGCCACCGTCGGGCACTTCTTTCTCAGCATTGCCGGCTGGTCCGATGTGGCCACCACCAGCACCGACCGGGCCATGCCCTCCTCGCCCAGGTCCTTCTCCACGAACTCCAGCACCTCGCGGCCGCGCTCGCCCACCAGGGCTATCACGTTGATGTCTGCCTTTACGTTCTTGGCGATCATTCCCATCAGGGTGCTCTTACCCACGCCGGAGCCCGCGAAGATCCCCATACGCTGGCCCTTGCCGATGGTCAGCAGTCCGTCGATGGCCTTTACACCAAACTCCATGCGCTCCCGAATGGGCGGGCGGGTCAGGGGGTTTATGTAGCCGCTGCCAAGATAGTAATACTCGCCGCCCTCAAAGGGGCCTTTATCGTCAATAGGCTGTCCCAGCGCGTTGATTATGCGCCCCTTTAAAAAGGGACCCACCTTCAGCTGGAGCTGCCTGCCTGTATTCCTTACAAAGTTTCCCGAGGAAATCCCGGTCATCTCGGCGTAGGGCATAAGAAGCATACGGTCGTTCTTGAAACCCACCACCTCCGCCGGTATCTGCCCGCCGGACTCCCCGCTGTATATGCGGCATATGTCCCCCACGGCGGCCCGGCCGCCGCTGGCCTCGATGGACATACCCACAATGTTCTCTATCTTCCCGGTGTGGCCGATGGTCTCCGCCTGGCGCACCCGCTTGATGGTATCCTGAAACATCCTCGCCACCTCTTACGGCCTGCGGTCCGGCTCGTCGGTGATTATCCCCCGCAGGTTGTCAAGCTGGGTGGACACGCTGGCGTCGATTATCTCGTCGGGCATCTCTACAATGCAGGTGCCGCTCTCGTCCCCGGTCATGGGTATCACCCGCACCCGGTCCGATAGTCTCGACAGATACTCCGTCAGCTCCGGCACAGTGTTCACCGAAGCCTTTGCGTCGCAGTCGGCGATATACACCTGTACCCACTCGCAGCGTCTTCTCTTGGCCGTGGCGGCCTCTATCATCCTTATCAGTATGTCCCCGCTGCTTTTTAAACTCACGTGGATAACCTTCTCGGCGATAGCAAGGGCAAGCTCCTTAAGGTCCTGCTTGCTGTCCTCCAAAAGCTGGTCCCGGGCCCTTACCGCGTCCTTTAGGAACGCCGTAATCTCCTTCTCCTGGGCGGCGGCCATCTGCTCCCGCTGGACCTTGGCCTCCTGGCGCCCCTCGGCCATGCCCTGAGCGAACCCGGCCTGATATCCCTCGGTATGGGCCTGCCTTTTCAGCTCCTCGGCCTCCTCCTCTGCCTGGGCCAGGGCTTTTTCCCGAAGCTTCCGGGCCTCCTCGGCGGCTTCGGCAAGAATAGCTTCTGCCTGCACCTGGGCAAAGTCGATGGGACCCGGTTCCTTTTTCTTTACCGGCTTCTTTTGCTCGGCCTCACGGGCCTGTTCCTCGGTATCCGGCGGCGGGCTTTCCCCGTCTCCCCCCCCCAAGTCCTCCAGAGCCGGCGGCTCATATTCCGCCTCGGCGGGAAAGCTAAGGTCCTCCGCGTCCGGGAAAACGTATTTGTCCGCACTCACGCTGGTGAAGCGCTTGAATATTCCCGGCATACAGAAGACCTCCTTTATGCGTCAAGTTGTGTTTATATCCATGTTCCAGCAGGGCAGATTAGGCAATAATATCGTCCTTGCCGCCCTTGAGTATGATAATCTCGTTCTTGGCCTCCAGGTCGCGGATAATGCCCACAATGCGCTGCTGGGCGTCGTCCACGTCCTTCATGCGCACATTGGTGGTGATCTCCAGGTCGTCCCGGATACTCTCGGCCATACGGGTGGACATATTCTTGTAGAGCTTGTTGGACAGCTCCGCCGTGGCGGACTTGAGGGCCAGCACCAGGTCGTGGGTGTCACAGTCACGCACAAAGCGCTGCACGGAGCGGTCGTCCATAGTGAGGATATCCTCGAAGACGAACATACGCTTGCGGATCTCGTCGGCCAGCCCCGCGTCGTACATGGTAAGGCCGTCGAAAATGCTCTTCTCGCTGACACGGTCCACGTTGTTCATCACGTCGGCCACGAAGTCTATGCCGCCCACCTGGACGTTGTTGCTGCTGAAGATGTTTGCGAATTTATTGCTCATTTCATTCTCTATTATCTTAACTGCTGTGGGCGACGCGCTGTCCATCAGGGCTATGCGCTCTACCACCTTTATCTGCGCGTCCGGCTCCAGCTGGGCTATCACCGCCGCCGCCTTGTCCGGCTCTATGTACGACAGCACCAAGGCGATGGTCTGGGGCCGCTCGTTCTGCAAAGCCGTAAACAGGTCCTTCTCCCCGGCCTTGTTCATGAAGGAGAACTCCCTGTTCTTCAGGGACTTCGTCACCTTCCCCAAAAGCTCGTTGGCCGTCTGGGCCCCGAAGGCCTTTTCAAGTACGGTCCGCGCATACTCAAGGCCGCCCTCGGTCACGGCCTTGTTGGTCATGCACATCTGGTAGTATTCGTTCAGTATGGCCTCGGTGGAGTCTGAATCAAGATACCCCAGCTTCGCCACCTCGAGGGTTATCATCTCCACGTCCTCGGGGTCCATGTACTGGTACAGCTGCGAGGCCTTGTCAACCCCCAGAGACACTATGACTGCCGCCGCCTTCTGGGCACCACTCATGGCTTCTATCAGGGACGGGCCCGACAGGGCCGGGGGCGCCGCGGCCTCCGCCGCCGGTTCCTCGGGGGGCTGTTCGCCCTTTTTCAGCTTCTTTGGCTTTTCCGCCTTCACCTTATCAGGCATTGGAATCTTCATCTCCCCTCAGCAGCGCCTTGATGGCCTGGGCCGCTATCTCAGGATTGCTTTCGGCCAGCTCGCGCACGCTGCGGCGCAGCTCCATGCTCTTCTCGGTATGTACGTCCATGATATCCGCTCCCGCAGGCTCGGGCTCCTCCTCTATGGGCTCAAGTATCACCGGCGGGCCCATCTCAACGGCGGGCTCCAGCTGCTGTATCTGCCTGCGGCTGCGCCGCCGTCCCAGAAGGATGAACACTGCGAACAGGGTCATGAACAGGAACAGTCCGGCAAGCAGCGCTAAGTACACCCAGAGCGGCACGTCCCCAAGGGGATTGAGCATCGGCTGGGTATCCGCCGGCTGGTTGCTCTCCTCCGGGCTCCAGAAGGGCGCCGCCAGCACGGATATCTTGTCTGTCTGGTCCTGCGTAAGCCCCACGGCGTTTGCTACATGGCCCACCAGCGCGTCAATGGAAGCCTGGTTCGGCACGTCGCTGTTTATAGTCACAGACACCGTCACGTCCTCGATATACCCGGCCATACGCTGGGACTGGGTGACGGTCTTGTTATTTTCAAATTCCTTTTCTCCGCTTCCGCTGAGCGAATCCTCATCGCCAGTGGGCTGGTAATCCTCAAAATAACCGGGAATGTCCGCGTTGGGCTGAGTGCCCACAGGGCCGCCCGCGGCGTCGTCGCCAGGGACAAGGGAGCCCTCCCAA encodes the following:
- a CDS encoding TIGR02530 family flagellar biosynthesis protein, translating into MIERVQSAAAAIGQQQQHSAQSTAPKTGFTELMRQVQDGSLKAPATPQQAAQQEQSVESVINFSKHAMSRAQERGIELTPDLMEKLSGSVEKAQEKGAKNILAFNATQAFIINVPYGRVITTMNQDEMKENIFTNIDGAVLI
- a CDS encoding flagellar hook capping FlgD N-terminal domain-containing protein, coding for MANTAMNDLSNILGTTAPIKQAQNSTNKKAGSSLDMTDFLTLMVAMFQNQDIDNAASTTDMMNQFVQMSVVQAITNISTLIDDSTVLTYAASLVGKEVTIGEVVGKEMVETVGTVIGTGTLNGQQVIFLDNDKSYYLNQILAVGRLPEKQEDVDPDKDEGDGDGDGTGETTGPEKPGEVTA
- a CDS encoding flagellar hook-length control protein FliK yields the protein MNIDLLFPTLTGDLAKLPKADPAGSEGAGQEFEEMLVQQSEAQQGNSRPQKKAEEKEAPEKPEQKSTQEEKTAEEGGQLAAALVTSQPVVPIAAFEEAQVTVSEDGTVILEPAIAEGIGQEQAAGVVETVEMQPEETVQQEQPVEAQFQQTAETVQEAPVEEQPKAEAEVTNVEPGAKETGRPEVTVQRSKEGDRPQDEDMDADAGQQSQPVFHDVKSAPVKVGDTRLTHLEPEPVEPQNAQQMAGVLSRAIQGGADLVRIQLNPANLGSVTIELTRDAAGAISIVMTPETARAADLLSSHTTNLMASLAQRGENVANVQVNMPENSENAGMMMNPDGHNGNAPENEEDGRKKKRENRTEGVNAADFLSQLRLGLIGRAE
- the fliJ gene encoding flagellar export protein FliJ; this translates as MKKFKFQLDTVLRYKTQVLDIRLAEHGTALANVRRQEGVLEQAVKHREACEEEYREMKEQGLTIADAMKYETGIEVLERTVQRETEKLRELRKIEEQRRAALVQAKQETQSLEKLREMKRGEYDSMVAKAEEKEIDDLVMARRSASLREAGEPG
- the fliI gene encoding flagellar protein export ATPase FliI — protein: MFQDTIKRVRQAETIGHTGKIENIVGMSIEASGGRAAVGDICRIYSGESGGQIPAEVVGFKNDRMLLMPYAEMTGISSGNFVRNTGRQLQLKVGPFLKGRIINALGQPIDDKGPFEGGEYYYLGSGYINPLTRPPIRERMEFGVKAIDGLLTIGKGQRMGIFAGSGVGKSTLMGMIAKNVKADINVIALVGERGREVLEFVEKDLGEEGMARSVLVVATSDQPAMLRKKCPTVATGIAEYFRDQGLDVLLMMDSLTRFAMAQREVGLAVGEPPVARGYTPSIYAELPKLLERSGNFQRGSITGIYTVLVEGDDTNEPIADTVRGILDGHIVLTRSLAAANHYPAIDIGASISRLMVEIVDESHRQMASRLRDILSTYNQNADLVSIGAYKAGTNPKLDFALTKIDKINEFLMQGTTEAFSYEECLERMNAILTR
- a CDS encoding FliH/SctL family protein; protein product: MPGIFKRFTSVSADKYVFPDAEDLSFPAEAEYEPPALEDLGGGDGESPPPDTEEQAREAEQKKPVKKKEPGPIDFAQVQAEAILAEAAEEARKLREKALAQAEEEAEELKRQAHTEGYQAGFAQGMAEGRQEAKVQREQMAAAQEKEITAFLKDAVRARDQLLEDSKQDLKELALAIAEKVIHVSLKSSGDILIRMIEAATAKRRRCEWVQVYIADCDAKASVNTVPELTEYLSRLSDRVRVIPMTGDESGTCIVEMPDEIIDASVSTQLDNLRGIITDEPDRRP
- the fliG gene encoding flagellar motor switch protein FliG produces the protein MSGAQKAAAVIVSLGVDKASQLYQYMDPEDVEMITLEVAKLGYLDSDSTEAILNEYYQMCMTNKAVTEGGLEYARTVLEKAFGAQTANELLGKVTKSLKNREFSFMNKAGEKDLFTALQNERPQTIALVLSYIEPDKAAAVIAQLEPDAQIKVVERIALMDSASPTAVKIIENEMSNKFANIFSSNNVQVGGIDFVADVMNNVDRVSEKSIFDGLTMYDAGLADEIRKRMFVFEDILTMDDRSVQRFVRDCDTHDLVLALKSATAELSNKLYKNMSTRMAESIRDDLEITTNVRMKDVDDAQQRIVGIIRDLEAKNEIIILKGGKDDIIA